The following proteins are encoded in a genomic region of Helicobacter macacae MIT 99-5501:
- a CDS encoding cytochrome-c peroxidase has product MMFGVIVASALMCSSFASDLQKQAKDLGLAPLPKNQKEVDAILQQNGIKSSPFSKAKAELGKKLYFEPRLSKSGLISCNTCHNLGTAGIDGVEAAIGHKWSSNPHHLNSPTVYNSVLNATQFWDGRAKDLKEQAKGPIQDNAEMALPQKLAVQKIASIDEYVNEFKKIYADGVTFDNIADAIANFERTLLTPSRFDEFLRGKSSALNAQEKEGLKLFMDLGCASCHNGVNLGGSMQAFEVVEKYKHRLVGDFRGDKDGLVKAPTLRNVEQTAPYFHNGAIWSLQEAIKEMGKIQLGVSIDDKQAKDIEAFLRTLTGKKPVIIYPQLPDSTPKTPKPQV; this is encoded by the coding sequence ATGATGTTTGGTGTGATTGTGGCGAGTGCGCTTATGTGCTCTAGCTTTGCAAGTGATTTGCAAAAGCAGGCAAAAGACTTAGGATTAGCACCACTACCCAAAAACCAAAAAGAAGTAGATGCTATCTTGCAACAAAATGGCATAAAATCTAGCCCATTTAGCAAAGCAAAAGCAGAGCTAGGCAAAAAGCTATATTTCGAGCCACGACTAAGCAAAAGCGGGCTTATCTCGTGCAACACCTGCCACAATCTAGGCACAGCAGGGATAGACGGCGTAGAAGCAGCGATAGGACACAAATGGAGCTCAAATCCTCATCATCTAAATTCCCCCACCGTGTATAACTCCGTGCTAAATGCCACGCAGTTTTGGGATGGGAGGGCAAAAGACCTAAAAGAGCAAGCAAAAGGACCTATCCAAGACAATGCAGAAATGGCACTTCCCCAAAAGCTAGCCGTTCAAAAAATCGCTTCCATAGATGAATATGTCAATGAGTTTAAAAAAATCTATGCCGATGGCGTAACATTTGATAATATCGCTGATGCGATTGCAAACTTTGAGCGAACTTTGCTTACGCCATCTCGTTTTGATGAGTTTTTGCGCGGCAAAAGCAGTGCGCTAAATGCGCAAGAAAAAGAGGGCTTAAAGCTGTTTATGGATTTGGGCTGTGCTTCTTGCCACAATGGAGTAAATCTAGGTGGCTCTATGCAGGCTTTTGAAGTGGTAGAAAAGTATAAACACCGCTTAGTTGGGGATTTTAGGGGCGATAAAGACGGGCTAGTAAAAGCTCCTACTTTGCGAAATGTAGAGCAGACTGCGCCGTATTTCCACAATGGTGCGATTTGGAGTTTGCAAGAAGCGATAAAAGAGATGGGCAAAATCCAGCTTGGCGTGTCAATAGATGATAAGCAAGCCAAAGATATAGAAGCGTTTTTGCGCACTCTTACGGGCAAAAAACCTGTGATAATCTACCCACAACTACCCGATTCTACACCAAAGACACCCAAACCACAAGTGTAG
- a CDS encoding GatB/YqeY domain-containing protein — protein MQNLKEKLNNDLKEAMKSGDTFLRDTLRLLNADIKRVEVDTRASLDDSAISDIIKKAAKQRQDAIDAYKKGGRDDLLAKEQKELDIITSYLPAQLSDSELQSKLESIIKEVGATSPKDMGKVMASAKSLNADGRRISQMVKTLLG, from the coding sequence ATGCAAAATCTAAAAGAGAAACTAAACAATGACTTAAAAGAAGCAATGAAGTCAGGGGATACATTTTTGCGTGATACTTTGCGACTGCTAAATGCAGACATAAAGCGCGTAGAAGTAGACACTAGGGCAAGCCTAGATGATAGTGCGATTAGCGACATAATAAAAAAAGCTGCCAAACAGCGACAAGACGCCATAGATGCTTACAAAAAAGGCGGGCGAGATGACTTGCTAGCAAAGGAGCAAAAAGAGCTAGACATCATCACTTCTTATTTGCCTGCACAGCTTAGCGATAGTGAGCTACAATCCAAGCTAGAATCCATAATCAAAGAAGTGGGTGCAACTAGCCCAAAAGATATGGGCAAAGTAATGGCTAGTGCAAAATCCCTAAACGCCGATGGGCGTAGAATCTCACAAATGGTAAAGACACTTTTGGGCTAG